The following proteins come from a genomic window of Sorghum bicolor cultivar BTx623 chromosome 3, Sorghum_bicolor_NCBIv3, whole genome shotgun sequence:
- the LOC8081400 gene encoding phosphoacetylglucosamine mutase — translation MAANQEEQEQRRRLLAVATRFPLPSGCRFSYGTAGFRADGATMAPAVCRAGILAALRSVKLAGAAVGIVITASHNPVGDNGVKIADPDGGMMAQHWEPFADALANAPDPDALLQLVLQFAKDEGIPLGGQDTAQVLLGRDTRPTGAYLLDAALQGINAIVGARAIDMGILTTPQLHWMVRSKNRGVKASESDYFMQLIGSFRRMLELVPKDKGGDEAAKKLIVDGANGIGGVKLEQIKAELSGLDISVRNSGKEGEGILNHMCGADFVQKERVTPHGFSPEDVGVRCASLDGDADRLVYFRLSSASDNRIDLVDGDKILSLFALFIREQLDIINNNGGQANKSLSARLGIVQTAYANGASTQFLKSLGLEVVFTPTGVKYLHKRALEYDIGIYFEANGHGTVVFSEDLISQLESLSNELASQAATGSAQYRAVMRLLLASQLINQAVGDALSGLLLVEAILQYKGWSFQSWCELYSDLPSRQLKVKVKDQSVIVTTDAETKVSQPSSLQELIDKETANYTNGRCFVRPSGTEDVVRVYAEASTQVEADSLAKSVAHHVERLLG, via the exons ATGGCTGCCAATcaggaggagcaggagcagcgccgccgccttcTCGCCGTCGCGACCCGCTTCCCTCTCCCAAGCG GCTGCAGGTTCTCCTATGGCACGGCGGGCTTCCGCGCCGACGGCGCCACCATGGCGCCTGCCGTCTGCCGCGCCGGCATCCTCGCCGCGCTCCGCTCCGTCAAGCTCGCGGGCGCCGCCGTCGGGATCGTCATCACCGCCTCCCACAACCCCGTCGGCGACAACGGCGTCAAGATCGCCGACCCCGACGGCGGCATGATGGCTCAGCACTGGGAGCCCTTCGCCGACGCCCTCGCCAACGCCCCCGACCCCGAcgccctcctccag TTGGTGCTTCAGTTTGCCAAGGACGAGGGCATTCCATTGGGGGGCCAAGACACAGCGCAAGTTCTGCTTGGTAGAGATACCAGACCCACAGGAGCTTATCTGCTTGATGCTGCACTGCAG gggataaatgctatagttgGCGCACGCGCAATTGACATGGGAATTTTGACCACCCCTCAACTGCATTGGATGGTCCGGAGCAAAAACAGAGGTGTCAAGGCTTCCGAGTCAGATTATTTTATGCAACTTATCGGATCGTTCAG GCGTATGTTGGAATTAGTGCCAAAAGATAAAGGTGGGGATGAGGCTGCCAAGAAACTAATTGTGGATGGAGCAAATGGCATTGGTGGGGTGAAGCTCGAACAAATAAAGGCGGAGCTTTCAGGCCTAGATATTAGTGTGAGGAATTCGGGCAAGGAAGGAGAAGGGATACTAAATCACATGTGTGGTGCAGACTTTGTTCAAAAGGAGCGAGTTACTCCACATGGGTTTAGCCCTGAAGATGTTGGTGTAAG GTGTGCAAGTTTGGATGGTGATGCTGATCGACTCGTCTACTTCCGTTTGTCATCAGCTAGTGACAATAGGATTGATCTTGTTGATGGAGATAAGATACTATCTCTATTTGCCCTATTTATCAGAGAGCAGCTAGATATTATTAATAACAATGGTGGTCAAGCAAACAAATCATTGTCTGCAAGGCTTGGAATAGTTCAGACAGCTTATGCAAATGGGGCATCGACACAATTTCTAAAGAGCCTTGGCCTAGAAGTGGTATTCACTCCTACAGGAGTGAAATATCTGCACAAAAGGGCATTGGAGTATGACATTGGTATATATTTTGAGGCCAATGGACATGGGACTGTTGTATTCTCAGAGGACCTCATCTCTCAACTAGAGTCATTAAGCAATGAGCTCGCCTCTCAAGCTGCCACTG GTTCAGCACAGTATCGTGCTGTAATGAGATTGTTGCTAGCAAGTCAGCTGATCAATCAGGCAGTAGGTGATGCTCTGAGTGGTTTGCTTTTAGTGGAGGCTATTTTACAGTATAAGGGATGGTCATTTCAGAGTTGGTGTGAACTATACAGTGATTTGCCTAGTAGACAGCTAAAA GTGAAAGTTAAAGATCAAAGTGTAATTGTTACAACAGATGCAGAGACAAAAGTTAGTCAGCcttctagtttgcaagaattaaTAGATAAGGAGACTG CCAACTACACCAACGGGCGATGCTTTGTGCGTCCATCTGGTACAGAAGATGTGGTACGGGTGTATGCAGAGGCGTCTACACAGGTGGAAGCTGACAGTCTTGCAAAATCTGTGGCACACCATGTGGAACGCCTTCTTGGATAA
- the LOC8079505 gene encoding inactive TPR repeat-containing thioredoxin TTL3: MSHRPPAPMPDTLSDAFAAAVLLSSTDKPDTLPPGRLSPVSPLPHSSSKHHHPTPSSSSGSSGSVSRAPLAPASGLASRRSHSGEIPLPSDAPPRGAARPGHRRTGSGPLIFTSGASACSSSATSPLTNALPAGNICPSGRLAKPLPSSSSSSAATPPPPPPPRASRHDVLGSGTANYGHGSIVRSRAGAVGVGGVTDDDAVLRRAMSAADPEEVKRAGNDQYRKGCFEEALRLYDRALALCPDNAACRGNRAAALIGLRRLGEAVKECEEALRIDPSYGRAHHRLASLHIRLGHIEDALKHLSLATPQPDLLELHKLQTVEKHLGRCLDARKAGDWKSVLRESDAAIAAGADSSALILAARAEALLRLNLLDEADIAISSASKLDYTSSCSSDAKFCGFLANAYLFYVHAQVDMALGRFDHAVSSIDKARIIDQGNTEVVTMHNRVKSVARARSLGNELFNSGKFSEACLAYGEGLKQHPVNKVLYCNRAACRFKLEQWEKSIEDCNEALKIHPNYTKALLRRAASYGKMERWAESVKDYEILRKELPGDTEVAEAYFHAQVALKSSRGEEVSNLKFGGEVEAIIGMEQFQMATSLPGVSVIHFMTPSNQQCCKISPFVNTLCTRYPSVNFLKVDVNESPAVARAENVRTIPTFKIYKNGMRVKEMICPSQQLLEYSVRHYGI, encoded by the exons ATGTCCCACCGCCCGCCGGCGCCAATGCCGGACACCCTCTCGGACGCCTTCGCCGCCGCGGTGCTCCTCTCCTCCACCGACAAGCCGGACACGCTTCCCCCAGGGAGGCTCTCTCCCGTCTCCCCGCTCCCGCACTCCTCCTCCAAGCACCACCACCCGACCCCGAGctcctcctctggctcctccggCTCCGTCTCCCGGGCCCCGCTCGCGCCCGCCTCCGGCCTCGCCTCGCGCCGGAGCCACTCGGGCGAGATCCCGCTCCCTTCCGACGCGCCGCCACGCGGGGCCGCGCGCCCGGGCCACCGACGCACCGGCTCTGGGCCCCTCATCTTCACATCAGGCGCCAGCGCGTGCTCCAGCTCCGCCACCTCGCCGCTCACCAACGCGCTCCCGGCAGGCAACATCTGCCCCTCCGGTCGCCTCGCCAAGCCGCTCCcttcctcctcgtcctcctccgccgccacaccgccgcccccgcccccgccccgcGCCTcccgccatgacgtgctcggctCCGGCACCGCCAACTACGGCCACGGGAGCATCGTCCGCTCCCGCGCTGGCGCCGTCGGCGTCGGTGGCGTCACCGACGATGACGCGGTCCTCAGGCGCGCCATGTCGGCTGCCGACCCCGAGGAGGTCAAGAGGGCTGGGAACGACCAGTACAGGAAAGGCTGCTTCGAGGAGGCTCTCAGGCTCTACGACCGCGCCCTCGCCCTGTGCCCCGACAATGCCGCGTGCCGGGGCAACCGCGCCGCCGCTCTCATTGGCCTCCGCCGCCTTGGCGAGGCCGTCAAGGAGTGCGAGGAGGCGCTCCGGATTGATCCGTCCTACGGCCGCGCGCACCACCGCCTCGCGTCCCTGCATATAAG GCTAGGACACATTGAGGATGCTCTGAAGCACCTGTCACTTGCAACCCCACAGCCTGACCTCCTAGAGTTGCACAAATTGCAAACAGTGGAGAAGCACTTGGGGAGATGTCTGGATGCGCGAAAGGCCGGGGACTGGAAGAGTGTGCTAAGGGAAAGTGATGCTGCTATTGCGGCTGGAGCTGACTCCTCTGCTCTG ATTTTGGCTGCTAGAGCAGAAGCCCTTCTCCGTCTCAATTTACTTGATGAGGCTGATATTGCAATCTCTAGTGCCTCAAAATTGGATTATACATCTTCATGCTCCTCAGACGCCAAATTTTGTGGGTTTCTTGCCAATGCCTACCTCTTTTATGTACATGCCCAAGTTGACATGGCATTAGGAAG GTTTGACCATGCGGTCTCCTCCATAGATAAGGCTAGAATAATAGATCAAGGGAATACTGAAGTGGTAACCATGCATAACAGAGTGAAATCTGTGGCCAGAGCACGCTCTCTAGGGAACGAGCTCTTCAATTCTGGAAAATTTTCAGAAGCTTGCCTTGCTTATGGTGAAGGGCTCAAACAACACCCTGTGAATAAAGTCCTGTACTGTAATAGGGCAGCTTGTAGGTTCAAGCTTGAGCAGTGGGAGAAGTCAATTGAAGACTGTAATGAAGCTCTCAAGATTCATCCCAATTATACCAAGGCTTTGCTCAGGAGAGCAGCATCCTATGGCAAG ATGGAGCGATGGGCAGAATCCGTGAAGGATTATGAGATTCTCAGAAAAGAACTTCCAGGTGACACGGAGGTTGCTGAGGCCTATTTCCACGCCCAAGTTGCTCTCAAGTCATCTCGTGGTGAGGAGGTATCCAACTTGAAGTTTGGCGGAGAGGTTGAAGCGATTATAGGAATGGAACAATTCCAGATGGCTACATCTTTGCCGG GTGTTTCAGTTATCCATTTCATGACGCCTTCAAATCAGCAGTGCTGTAAGATTTCCCCATTTGTGAACACACTGTGTACGAGATACCCATCTGTTAATTTCCTCAAG GTTGATGTGAACGAGAGCCCTGCCGTTGCACGCGCCGAAAATGTGAGGACAATTCCGACAttcaaaatctacaaaaatggtATGAGAGTCAAAGAGATGATCTGCCCCAGCCAACAGCTGCTGGAATATTCAGTGAGGCATTATGGGATTTAG
- the LOC8079506 gene encoding transcription factor bHLH30, with product MDMGSVPFADAGLLDAFYGGGHGHNDYGLVSQQLTSPVVLDGGAGGLLDAGAASTEEEAPKRKGDHRRDDKAAMALKNHSEAERRRRERINAHLATLRTMVPCSDKMDKAALLAEVITHVQKLKATAARIRDHCAVPADADDVAVELVQGAPPSTTGGGVLVRATLSCDDGADVFADVKQALRPLRLSVVGSEVTTLGGRVRFTFLIMSSSSSCGNGSGGDVGAVVVESVHQALQSVLDRANSALEFAPRASLLNKRRRVSTFESSSSSS from the exons ATGGACATGGGCTCCGTCCCCTTCGCCGACGCCGGGCTCCTCGACGCGTTCTACGGCGGCGGACATGGACACAACGACTACGGGCTTGTTAGCCAGCAGCTGACGTCGCCTGTCGTCTTggacggcggcgccggcgggctGCTGGACGCCGGTGCGGCTTccacggaggaggaggcgccgaAGAGGAAGGGAGACCACCGCCGGGACGACAAGGCGGCGATGGCCCTCAAGAACCATAGCGAGGCGGAGCGGCGCCGCAGGGAGAGGATCAACGCGCACCTCGCCACGCTCCGGACCATGGTGCCCTGCTCCGACAAG ATGGACAAGGCCGCGCTGCTGGCGGAGGTGATAACCCACGTGCAGAAGCTCAAGGCGACCGCGGCGCGGATCCGCGACCACTGCGCCGTCCCGGCCGACGCGGACGACGTCGCCGTCGAGCTGGTCCAGGGCGCGCCTCCATCTAcgaccggcggcggcgtcctcgTGAGGGCGACGCTGAGCTGCGACGACGGCGCCGACGTGTTCGCGGACGTCAAGCAGGCGCTGCGGCCGCTGCGGCTCAGCGTCGTCGGCTCCGAGGTCACCACGCTAGGCGGCCGCGTCCGCTTCACCTTCCTCAtcatgtcgtcgtcgtcgtcgtgcggcaacggcagcggcggcgacgtgggcgccgtcgtcgtcgagtCGGTGCACCAGGCGCTCCAGTCCGTCCTCGACAGGGCCAACTCCGCGCTCGAGTTCGCGCCGAGGGCGTCGCTTCTCAACAAGCGGCGGAGGGTCTCCACGTTCGAGTCCTCGAGCTCCTCTTCTTGA